From the genome of Vulpes lagopus strain Blue_001 chromosome 2, ASM1834538v1, whole genome shotgun sequence, one region includes:
- the MYADM gene encoding myeloid-associated differentiation marker — MPVTVTRTTITTTTSSSSGLGSPTIVGSPRALTQPLGLLRLLQLLSTCVAFSLVASVGAWTGAMGNWSMFTWCFCFAVTLIILIVELGGLQSRFPLSWRNFPITYACYAALFCLSASIIYPTTYVQFLSHGRSRDHAIAATAFSCIACVAYATEVAWTRARPGEITGYMATVPGLLKVLETFVACIIFAFISSPSLYQHQPALEWCVAVYSICFILAAVAILLNLGDCTNMLPISFPSFLSGLALLSVLLYATALVLWPLYQFNEKYGGQPRRSRDVSCADRHTYYVCTWDRRLAVAILTAINLLAYVADLVYSARLVFVRV, encoded by the coding sequence ATGCCTGTGACGGTGACCCGCACGACCATCACAACCACCACGTCATCATCCTCAGGCCTGGGCTCCCCAACCATCGTGGGGTCCCCTCGGGCGCTGACCCAGCCCCTGGGCCTCCTCCGTCTGCTGCAGCTGCTGTCCACCTGTGTGGCCTTCTCCCTGGTGGCCAGTGTGGGTGCTTGGACCGGGGCCATGGGCAACTGGTCCATGTTCACATGGTGCTTCTGCTTCGCTGTGACCCTCATCATCCTAATAGTCGAGTTAGGTGGCCTCCAGTCCCGCTTCCCCCTGTCCTGGAGAAACTTCCCCATCACCTACGCCTGCTACGCTGCCCTCTTCTGCCTGTCGGCCTCCATCATCTACCCCACCACCTACGTTCAGTTCCTGTCTCACGGCCGCTCCCGGGACCATGCCATCGCCGCCACTGCCTTCTCCTGCATCGCTTGTGTGGCTTATGCCACCGAAGTGGCCTGGACCCGGGCCCGTCCCGGAGAGATCACCGGCTACATGGCCACCGTGCCGGGCCTGCTCAAGGTGCTGGAGACCTTTGTGGCCTGCATCATCTTCGCCTTCATCAGCAGCCCCTCCCTATACCAGCACCAGCCGGCCCTGGAGTGGTGTGTGGCCGTCTACTCCATCTGTTTCATCCTGGCGGCTGTGGCCATCCTACTGAACCTGGGGGACTGCACCAACATGCTGCCCATCTCCTTCCCCAGTTTTCTGTCGGGCCTGGCCCTGCTCTCCGTCCTGCTGTATGCCACGGCTCTGGTTCTCTGGCCGCTCTACCAGTTCAACGAGAAGTATGGTGGCCAGCCCCGTCGGTCGAGGGATGTTAGCTGCGCCGACAGGCACACCTACTACGTGTGTACCTGGGACCGCCGCCTGGCTGTGGCCATCTTGACAGCCATCAACCTGCTGGCTTACGTGGCTGACCTGGTGTACTCGGCCCGCCTGGTTTTTGTTAGGGTTTGA